One genomic region from Sphingobacterium sp. UGAL515B_05 encodes:
- a CDS encoding nuclear transport factor 2 family protein translates to MKALVKTFAAAALIAVSTFAMAAEGPGAKATKANVNFSTADFALEHYVAVTTEGESAGVEQLFAADFNQKIQATTAQSHNREAVIKSLKKQKGEKLNCTVSTDIIEESADYMVAKVTLKFENFTKTDLVTLERVGKDWKVSKSINSYK, encoded by the coding sequence ATGAAAGCATTAGTAAAAACATTCGCAGCAGCAGCTTTAATCGCAGTATCAACTTTCGCTATGGCAGCTGAAGGACCTGGAGCAAAAGCAACAAAAGCAAACGTTAACTTTTCCACAGCAGATTTCGCTTTAGAGCATTATGTAGCGGTAACTACGGAGGGAGAATCAGCAGGAGTTGAGCAGTTATTTGCAGCCGATTTTAATCAAAAGATCCAAGCTACAACTGCGCAGTCTCATAACCGTGAAGCGGTCATCAAATCTCTGAAAAAGCAAAAAGGAGAGAAGTTGAATTGTACAGTAAGCACTGATATCATCGAGGAATCAGCAGACTATATGGTGGCTAAAGTGACTCTAAAATTTGAGAACTTCACCAAAACTGATCTGGTTACTTTGGAGCGTGTGGGCAAAGACTGGAAAGTATCCAAATCGATCAATTCGTATAAATAG
- a CDS encoding PDDEXK nuclease domain-containing protein, whose product MIGNVKLSSLPREFEVGINKAFKDSYVFDFLNLPESYNEGDLQKGLLRQMKDFILELGRDFLFIDQEYKVQV is encoded by the coding sequence ATGATTGGAAATGTAAAACTCTCTTCACTGCCGAGAGAATTTGAAGTAGGCATTAATAAAGCGTTTAAAGATAGCTACGTTTTTGACTTTTTAAATCTACCAGAATCCTATAATGAAGGGGATCTTCAAAAAGGGCTGCTTCGTCAGATGAAAGATTTTATTCTTGAGCTAGGGCGAGACTTCCTATTTATAGACCAAGAATATAAAGTACAAGTGTGA
- a CDS encoding S8 family serine peptidase, translated as MLHSFKISSYLLLLCFLFNSCKKNEETVIAEPVKIVIKPDEVYLKREIQFLGARLSAEIQNLPVGDSDEINWTVENTRIASLTQNPETKEASVWPEGAGETYAIATLANGKATAKVKIIVTDANDYKFRLVLKDKGTSSHTLNNPETFLSEKAIQRRQKRNIAIDNSDLPISEDYLNQIEKIGCKIVSKSKWLNTVTVHCVDYFLIDNYKNLPFVHSAEKVWEGPRENLTEKGKYKDIPQRVSNNTPNNKLDYGGAASNISINNGQVLHENGFKGAGIDIAVIDAGFLNLKNNPAFKNVNIKGAKSFVYENDDPYAIDIHGVWVSSCMAVNQPGTYVGTAPEANYWLLRSEDQSSEQHVEEDYWASAAEFADSVGVDIINSSLYYGPKSFYNPAYKFEEMDGKTTFATRAANIAASKVILIVNCAGNDRTWVGSPADSPHVLTVGAVFNDRDVAYFTSWGVTVDGRMKPDVMALGEGAWVIGKSGAGELRSGTSYSSPILCGLAACLWQAYPQLSNKELMDVIRKSGDRINTPIIPYGYGIPDMKKAMEMAKEIKKSRNL; from the coding sequence ATGCTTCATTCATTCAAAATTTCTTCGTATTTACTTTTACTGTGCTTTTTATTTAATTCATGCAAAAAAAATGAAGAGACTGTCATTGCCGAACCTGTAAAAATTGTCATTAAACCAGATGAAGTTTACTTAAAACGTGAAATACAATTTTTAGGGGCCAGGCTGTCCGCTGAGATACAGAATCTGCCGGTAGGTGACTCAGATGAAATAAACTGGACAGTCGAGAACACAAGAATTGCAAGTTTAACACAAAATCCAGAAACAAAGGAAGCTTCAGTATGGCCTGAAGGAGCTGGTGAAACATATGCAATAGCAACCCTTGCGAATGGCAAGGCAACAGCGAAAGTAAAAATCATTGTAACAGATGCCAATGACTACAAGTTTAGGTTAGTACTAAAGGACAAAGGAACATCTTCTCATACGTTGAATAATCCTGAAACATTCTTATCAGAGAAGGCTATCCAGCGGCGGCAGAAACGAAACATCGCAATCGACAATTCCGATCTTCCGATTTCGGAGGACTATTTAAATCAAATTGAAAAGATAGGATGTAAAATTGTCTCCAAAAGTAAATGGCTAAATACCGTCACGGTACATTGTGTAGATTATTTCCTTATTGACAACTATAAAAATCTCCCCTTTGTGCACTCCGCAGAAAAAGTATGGGAAGGACCTAGGGAAAACTTGACCGAGAAAGGAAAGTATAAAGATATCCCGCAAAGGGTATCCAACAATACCCCTAATAATAAATTGGACTATGGCGGAGCTGCCTCCAATATAAGCATAAATAATGGCCAGGTGCTTCATGAGAATGGTTTTAAAGGAGCAGGTATCGATATTGCTGTCATCGATGCCGGTTTTTTGAATCTTAAAAATAACCCAGCTTTTAAAAATGTGAATATCAAAGGTGCTAAATCTTTTGTCTATGAAAACGATGATCCATATGCGATCGATATTCACGGAGTTTGGGTAAGCTCCTGTATGGCTGTCAACCAACCTGGAACATATGTGGGTACCGCACCGGAGGCAAATTACTGGCTGCTTCGCTCAGAAGATCAATCATCTGAACAGCACGTTGAAGAGGACTACTGGGCCAGCGCGGCTGAATTTGCGGACAGTGTTGGTGTAGATATCATTAATTCGTCACTTTACTATGGTCCAAAAAGTTTCTACAATCCTGCCTATAAATTTGAAGAGATGGATGGAAAGACCACATTTGCCACCAGGGCTGCTAACATAGCAGCCAGTAAAGTTATCTTGATTGTCAATTGTGCTGGCAATGACAGAACCTGGGTAGGGAGTCCGGCCGACTCTCCTCATGTACTTACAGTAGGTGCGGTATTTAATGATCGTGACGTAGCATATTTTACATCTTGGGGAGTGACAGTAGATGGTAGAATGAAACCGGATGTTATGGCCCTAGGTGAAGGAGCATGGGTAATCGGGAAATCAGGCGCCGGTGAACTACGTAGTGGAACCTCCTATTCGAGTCCTATACTTTGTGGTTTAGCCGCCTGTTTATGGCAAGCTTATCCGCAATTGAGCAATAAAGAACTAATGGATGTAATACGCAAATCAGGAGATCGAATCAATACCCCGATTATCCCTTATGGTTATGGTATTCCTGACATGAAGAAAGCAATGGAAATGGCAAAAGAGATCAAAAAATCAAGAAACCTTTAA
- a CDS encoding nuclear transport factor 2 family protein, whose product MKALVKTFAAAALIAVSTFAMAAEGPGAKTTKANINLSTADFALEHYVAVTTEGESAGVEQLFAADFNQKIQATNAQSNSRSEVVKLLKKQKGEKLNCAVSTDIIEESADYMVAKVTLKFENFTKTDLVTLERVGNDWKVSKSINSYK is encoded by the coding sequence ATGAAAGCATTAGTAAAAACATTCGCAGCAGCAGCTTTAATCGCAGTATCAACTTTCGCTATGGCAGCTGAAGGACCAGGAGCAAAAACAACAAAAGCTAACATTAACCTTTCAACAGCAGACTTCGCTTTAGAGCACTATGTAGCGGTAACTACTGAGGGAGAATCAGCAGGAGTAGAGCAGTTATTCGCAGCTGATTTTAATCAAAAGATCCAAGCAACAAATGCGCAGTCTAACAGCCGTAGCGAAGTGGTTAAACTATTGAAAAAGCAAAAAGGCGAGAAGTTGAATTGTGCAGTAAGTACTGATATCATCGAGGAATCGGCAGACTATATGGTGGCTAAAGTGACGTTGAAATTTGAGAATTTCACCAAAACAGATTTAGTTACCTTGGAGCGTGTGGGGAATGACTGGAAAGTATCCAAATCAATCAATTCGTATAAGTAG
- a CDS encoding nuclear transport factor 2 family protein has translation MAAEGPGAKATKAKVNLSTTDLALDHYVAVTTEGESAGVEQLFAADFNQKIQASNAQSNSRSEVIKSLKKQKGEKLNCTVSTDIIEESADYMVAKVTLKFENFTKTDLVTLERVGNDWKVSKSINSYK, from the coding sequence ATGGCAGCTGAAGGGCCAGGAGCAAAAGCAACAAAAGCAAAGGTTAACCTTTCCACCACAGACTTGGCTCTTGATCACTATGTTGCGGTAACTACGGAGGGAGAATCAGCAGGAGTTGAGCAGTTGTTTGCAGCTGATTTTAATCAAAAGATCCAAGCTTCCAATGCGCAGTCTAACAGCCGTAGCGAAGTGATTAAATCCTTGAAAAAACAAAAAGGCGAAAAGCTAAACTGTACAGTAAGCACAGATATCATCGAGGAATCGGCAGACTATATGGTGGCTAAAGTAACGTTGAAATTTGAAAACTTCACCAAAACAGATTTAGTTACTTTGGAGCGTGTGGGGAATGACTGGAAAGTATCCAAATCGATCAATTCGTATAAGTAG
- a CDS encoding Crp/Fnr family transcriptional regulator yields the protein MIEVLHLNISRNISSSQTDISQFCNLFRPKSIQKKDFLLRAGEVCKFEAFITKGLFKVYHIDTKGTEQTLYFGMEDWWLTDIDSFSNQTPSQLFIEAIEDSEVLIISKKDKDFAYENFPFVEKLFRIMTQKTHTALQRRMIDNLGKTADQRYLDFIENYPSLNQRLTNLQIAAYLGISHEFLSKIRKKTANRK from the coding sequence ATGATTGAAGTTTTACATCTTAATATTTCGCGGAATATCTCAAGTTCTCAGACTGACATTTCGCAGTTTTGCAACTTATTCCGTCCAAAATCAATTCAAAAAAAAGACTTTCTACTGCGGGCTGGCGAAGTATGTAAATTTGAGGCTTTTATAACTAAAGGACTCTTTAAGGTGTATCACATTGATACGAAGGGCACGGAGCAGACATTATACTTCGGAATGGAAGATTGGTGGCTCACAGATATCGATAGTTTTTCCAACCAGACACCCTCTCAGCTTTTTATTGAAGCTATTGAAGATAGTGAGGTGCTGATTATTTCGAAAAAGGACAAAGATTTTGCCTATGAAAATTTCCCTTTTGTAGAAAAGCTATTCCGGATCATGACACAAAAAACCCACACTGCACTACAGCGCCGAATGATTGATAATCTAGGTAAAACCGCGGATCAACGTTACCTGGATTTCATTGAAAATTATCCTTCATTAAACCAGCGGCTGACCAATTTGCAAATTGCCGCATATCTCGGGATCAGCCATGAGTTTCTAAGTAAAATAAGAAAGAAAACAGCAAATAGAAAGTAA
- a CDS encoding MBL fold metallo-hydrolase, translating into MKSLLKTKVLTFITLLSMSTQAQNFRKLNAGKFNLDVYNASESSFGVASVVVSGQTEAVLLDAQFTLADAETVAKQIKDSGKKLKAIYVSHNDPDFYFGLEVFKRYFPEVTAYAAPKVVEEISRTAQKKLDVWGGQLGSAITSNVVLPQVLKGNSIELEGEKLEIIGLDEFPSRTFVYIPSIKTVQGGINVFGNSFNLWMADAQTAEARNKWINVLDKIIALQPSIVIPAHGKNSDILDLTSVKHSKEYIQFYENALKTNKTSVALVNAIKTQYPDLTFETALQIGAKVNTGEMKW; encoded by the coding sequence ATGAAATCATTATTAAAAACAAAAGTATTAACATTTATAACATTATTGAGTATGTCAACACAAGCACAAAATTTTAGAAAATTGAACGCAGGAAAGTTTAATTTAGACGTTTACAATGCATCTGAGAGCAGTTTCGGAGTAGCTTCTGTCGTTGTTTCCGGTCAGACAGAAGCGGTTTTGTTAGATGCGCAATTCACTTTGGCAGATGCTGAAACTGTAGCAAAGCAAATAAAAGATTCTGGTAAGAAGTTAAAGGCGATTTACGTGTCGCATAATGACCCTGATTTTTATTTTGGACTGGAAGTTTTTAAAAGATATTTTCCTGAGGTAACTGCATATGCTGCACCTAAAGTTGTAGAGGAAATTTCAAGAACAGCACAAAAGAAATTGGATGTCTGGGGCGGTCAATTAGGCTCAGCGATCACGAGTAATGTAGTATTACCACAGGTGTTAAAGGGAAATAGTATCGAGTTAGAAGGGGAAAAACTGGAAATTATCGGGTTGGATGAATTTCCTTCAAGAACATTCGTTTATATACCTTCCATAAAAACCGTACAAGGCGGTATAAATGTATTTGGTAATTCATTCAACCTCTGGATGGCAGATGCACAAACTGCAGAGGCACGCAACAAATGGATCAATGTATTGGATAAAATTATAGCATTACAGCCTTCAATTGTCATTCCGGCACATGGAAAAAATTCGGATATTTTGGATCTAACTTCGGTTAAACACAGCAAAGAATATATTCAGTTTTACGAAAATGCTTTGAAAACAAACAAGACATCTGTCGCATTGGTGAACGCAATTAAAACCCAATATCCGGATCTTACCTTTGAGACTGCTCTTCAGATCGGAGCAAAAGTAAATACTGGTGAAATGAAATGGTAA
- a CDS encoding nuclear transport factor 2 family protein, translating to MTNLEIVKSTYEGKTSEENGRALAAHVDDSVQWTEAKGFPYAGTYVGLEEITKNVFSRLASEWIDYKFTPEDYVASDDKVVAFGSYTGINKASGKPFSARVAHIWLLREGKIIKFEQFVDSKTVVDAMQ from the coding sequence ATGACAAATTTAGAAATTGTAAAAAGTACCTACGAAGGGAAAACTTCGGAGGAAAACGGAAGAGCATTAGCAGCGCACGTTGATGATAGTGTTCAATGGACTGAAGCTAAAGGCTTTCCATATGCGGGAACATATGTGGGATTGGAGGAAATTACCAAAAACGTTTTTAGTCGTCTTGCAAGTGAATGGATAGATTACAAATTCACGCCAGAAGATTATGTCGCTAGTGATGATAAAGTGGTTGCCTTTGGATCCTATACAGGAATAAATAAAGCAAGTGGAAAACCATTTTCGGCCAGAGTAGCTCATATTTGGCTATTGAGAGAAGGAAAAATCATCAAATTTGAACAATTTGTGGACAGTAAAACTGTCGTAGATGCAATGCAATAG
- a CDS encoding nuclear transport factor 2 family protein codes for MKALVKTFTAAALIAVSTFAMAAEGPGAKATKTNVNLSTADFALDHYVAVTTEGESAGVEQLFAEDFNQKIQSTNAQSNSRSEVVKLLKKQKGEKLNCAVSTDIIEESADYMVAKVTLKFENFTKTDLVTLERVGNDWKVSKSINSYK; via the coding sequence ATGAAAGCATTAGTAAAAACATTCACAGCAGCAGCTTTAATCGCAGTATCAACTTTCGCTATGGCGGCTGAAGGACCTGGAGCAAAAGCAACAAAAACAAACGTTAACCTTTCCACAGCAGACTTCGCTTTGGATCACTATGTAGCGGTAACCACGGAGGGCGAATCAGCAGGCGTAGAGCAGTTATTCGCAGAAGATTTCAATCAAAAGATCCAATCTACAAATGCGCAGTCTAACAGCCGTAGCGAAGTGGTTAAACTATTGAAAAAGCAAAAAGGAGAGAAGTTGAATTGTGCGGTAAGTACTGATATCATCGAAGAATCGGCAGACTATATGGTTGCTAAAGTGACTTTGAAATTTGAAAACTTCACCAAAACAGATTTAGTTACCTTGGAGCGTGTAGGCAATGACTGGAAAGTATCCAAATCGATCAATTCGTATAAGTAG
- a CDS encoding type 1 glutamine amidotransferase domain-containing protein, which translates to MKAKRLFRQIGIFSALLILIVTHSYATNQKPKILFVVTSHDTKGDTGEKTGYYLGEVSHPWEVLTAAGYEIDFVSPQGGNPPVDGFDLNDPVNKKFWEDKYYHSKITHSLKPSQVKPEEYKAIFYAGGHGAMWDLPFDSSIAKIASKIYEANGLVAAVCHGPAGLTNIKLSTGEYLIKGKKVNGFSNEEEELVKLSNVVPFLLEDRLKAIGGIYEKSEPWQSHVTIDGRLITGQNPQSAKAVGVAIVKVLGD; encoded by the coding sequence ATGAAAGCAAAACGACTCTTTAGGCAAATAGGAATATTTTCGGCTCTATTAATCCTAATAGTAACGCATAGCTATGCAACAAACCAAAAACCAAAAATTCTATTTGTAGTGACTAGTCACGATACAAAAGGCGATACAGGCGAAAAAACAGGTTATTATCTCGGTGAAGTCTCACATCCATGGGAGGTTTTAACAGCTGCTGGATATGAGATTGATTTCGTTAGCCCACAGGGTGGAAATCCACCTGTGGATGGATTTGACCTAAATGATCCCGTTAACAAAAAATTCTGGGAGGATAAATACTATCACAGTAAAATCACCCATTCACTCAAACCTTCTCAGGTAAAACCTGAAGAATATAAAGCTATCTTTTATGCCGGAGGACATGGTGCGATGTGGGATCTTCCTTTCGATTCATCAATCGCAAAGATTGCGAGCAAGATATACGAGGCAAATGGGCTTGTCGCAGCTGTATGTCATGGACCTGCAGGCTTAACAAACATCAAACTGAGCACCGGCGAATATTTGATAAAAGGGAAAAAAGTCAATGGCTTTAGCAACGAAGAAGAAGAGCTTGTAAAACTTAGCAATGTGGTCCCCTTTTTACTAGAGGATAGGCTAAAGGCAATAGGTGGGATTTATGAAAAATCCGAACCATGGCAGTCGCATGTTACTATTGACGGCAGATTGATCACTGGCCAAAATCCACAATCAGCCAAGGCCGTGGGCGTGGCTATCGTCAAGGTATTAGGTGATTAA
- a CDS encoding alpha/beta hydrolase, protein MKTIIATISLVMTLLSTSIFAQGKRVPASAGRAEYIEVEKGVKLHVTDLGEGKPIVLIHGWPLSDEMYEYQYQYLSRRGFRVIGITLRGFGKSDKPYGKYDFDVFSDDIKVVLEKLDIQNATLGGFSLGGAVVLHYVTKYNSAHISKLALFGAAAPSWKQREGFPDGLPDAAVQGLINATKTQREDLIASFGAGFVAKEGNISKNVEKWLENINLQASPYAMTESITALRDLDLRPQLSKINIPVTIFQGVYDKNCPLVWAEQLQKGIKNATLIRFENSGHALFVEEMEKFNTELEKFAKS, encoded by the coding sequence ATGAAAACAATTATTGCAACAATCAGCTTAGTGATGACTTTATTGAGCACTTCTATTTTTGCTCAAGGGAAAAGAGTACCAGCTTCTGCCGGAAGAGCAGAATACATCGAAGTAGAAAAGGGAGTAAAGCTCCATGTAACCGACCTTGGCGAAGGTAAACCTATCGTATTGATTCACGGTTGGCCATTGAGCGATGAAATGTACGAATACCAATACCAATATCTATCCCGCAGAGGATTCAGGGTGATTGGAATTACACTTCGTGGTTTTGGAAAATCAGATAAACCTTACGGAAAGTATGACTTTGATGTTTTTTCCGATGATATAAAAGTGGTTCTGGAAAAACTGGACATACAAAATGCTACGCTTGGAGGGTTTTCGCTCGGTGGCGCAGTGGTGCTGCATTATGTAACAAAATATAACTCCGCCCATATAAGCAAGCTAGCGCTGTTTGGGGCGGCAGCACCATCGTGGAAACAGCGGGAAGGTTTTCCTGACGGATTGCCGGATGCAGCTGTACAAGGATTGATAAACGCAACCAAAACACAAAGAGAGGATCTGATCGCAAGTTTCGGTGCAGGCTTCGTGGCGAAAGAGGGCAATATCTCTAAAAACGTAGAAAAATGGTTGGAGAATATCAACTTGCAGGCCTCTCCTTATGCCATGACAGAATCGATCACCGCACTCCGCGATTTAGACCTACGCCCCCAGCTTTCAAAAATCAATATTCCTGTGACCATATTTCAGGGAGTTTATGATAAAAACTGTCCGCTTGTTTGGGCCGAACAATTACAGAAAGGCATAAAAAATGCAACGCTTATCCGCTTTGAAAACAGCGGTCATGCCTTATTTGTCGAAGAAATGGAAAAATTCAATACCGAGCTGGAGAAATTTGCAAAATCATGA
- a CDS encoding helix-turn-helix domain-containing protein — translation MASEKVFRNDLKTIGLISLHEENVDSINSAGYKQYIKVLLLSKGTELQVDLAEYSVKQPSLFFVSPNQHLHIKKLGKEEGHFIFYNRNFYCIQIHDEEVACNGLLFSNIYNMPKVELDNGEIPFFSYIFGQITDEFGLNDTSLEEMLRTYLKQLFIKSARLWKKQNLDKELTEQNSDLEFFRKFTLLVDEHYKEKHHVADYAELLFMAPKTISHKFKRLNLPQPNDVIKNRILLEAKRLLVHTNLTAKEVGYELGYEDPAYFSRLFVQKSGETPSAFRAKFLAIN, via the coding sequence ATGGCAAGTGAAAAAGTATTTCGAAACGACCTAAAAACCATAGGACTTATATCGTTGCATGAAGAAAATGTTGACTCCATTAATAGCGCGGGTTATAAACAATACATAAAAGTACTGCTTCTTTCAAAGGGAACTGAGTTACAGGTTGATCTTGCTGAATATTCCGTAAAACAGCCCTCCCTCTTCTTTGTAAGCCCCAATCAGCATCTGCATATAAAGAAGCTCGGAAAAGAAGAGGGACACTTCATCTTTTACAACCGCAACTTTTATTGTATCCAGATACATGATGAGGAAGTAGCCTGTAACGGATTGCTGTTCAGCAACATCTACAATATGCCGAAGGTGGAATTGGACAATGGCGAAATTCCTTTCTTTAGCTATATTTTCGGACAGATTACGGATGAGTTCGGATTGAACGATACCTCGCTGGAAGAGATGCTTCGTACCTATCTCAAACAATTGTTCATCAAATCCGCACGGTTGTGGAAAAAACAAAATCTCGATAAAGAACTTACTGAACAGAACAGCGACCTGGAGTTTTTCAGGAAGTTTACCTTGTTGGTTGACGAACATTATAAGGAAAAGCACCATGTTGCCGACTATGCCGAACTGCTGTTTATGGCTCCAAAAACGATTAGCCATAAATTTAAAAGACTCAATCTGCCACAGCCTAATGATGTGATAAAGAACAGAATTCTGTTAGAAGCAAAACGGCTGCTGGTACATACCAATCTGACGGCAAAAGAGGTTGGTTATGAACTGGGATATGAAGATCCAGCATACTTCAGCAGGCTATTTGTGCAGAAATCAGGTGAAACGCCATCAGCATTCCGGGCAAAATTTCTTGCCATAAATTAA
- a CDS encoding nuclear transport factor 2 family protein, whose translation MKALVKTFTAAALIAVSTFAMAAEGPGAKATKTNVNLSTADFALDHYVAVTTEGESAGVEQLFAEDFNQKIQASNAQSNSRSEVVKLLKKQKGEKLNCTVSTDILEESADYMVAKVTLKFENFTKTDLVTLERVGNDWKVSKSINSYK comes from the coding sequence ATGAAAGCATTAGTAAAAACATTCACAGCAGCAGCTTTAATCGCAGTATCAACTTTCGCTATGGCGGCTGAAGGACCTGGAGCAAAAGCAACAAAAACAAACGTTAACCTTTCCACAGCAGACTTCGCTTTGGATCACTATGTAGCGGTAACCACGGAGGGCGAATCAGCAGGCGTAGAGCAGCTATTCGCAGAAGATTTCAATCAAAAGATCCAAGCTTCCAATGCACAGTCTAACAGCCGTAGCGAAGTGGTTAAACTATTGAAAAAACAAAAAGGGGAGAAGCTGAACTGTACAGTAAGCACAGACATTTTAGAAGAATCCGCAGACTATATGGTCGCTAAAGTAACCTTGAAATTTGAAAACTTCACCAAAACAGATTTAGTTACCTTGGAGCGTGTGGGTAATGACTGGAAAGTATCCAAATCAATCAATTCGTATAAATAG
- the lepB gene encoding signal peptidase I has product MINFIAGKGFLYAGSQSPRCNYTYYSFMEDPTTIDVPQSHPRNAFLAGLFSLVFPGLGQVYNGQIKKGILYFALSYLIPAIFAVTRWATSFTGVIIFMAIGISFLLVMVVDAIQNAKKQKFYTLKPYNKWYNYVLIAIFISTMTLVFDMKKMIGIQSYIAQTTANNPTILVGDWIVTDTKAYEKNTPKTGDLVTFTKEDGQLFMYRIVGLPNDTISLKDNIVSINNKLSKSKFIADRNVEGINFSELEETFPNGHSHRIYKSKEEFDNGIKNMNDFVVPTDSIFVLGDSRDNALDSRYIGCIAKNQITGKIKFSYWGKTGFKRMNIKF; this is encoded by the coding sequence ATGATTAATTTTATTGCCGGGAAAGGCTTCCTATATGCAGGCAGTCAATCACCACGCTGTAATTATACCTATTATTCTTTTATGGAAGATCCAACGACAATTGATGTACCTCAGTCACATCCAAGAAATGCTTTTTTGGCAGGGTTATTTTCTTTAGTTTTTCCTGGCCTAGGGCAGGTCTATAATGGACAGATAAAGAAAGGTATTCTTTATTTTGCCCTAAGTTATCTAATCCCCGCAATTTTTGCTGTTACCCGTTGGGCAACCTCCTTTACCGGCGTGATCATTTTTATGGCGATCGGTATATCATTCCTTTTAGTTATGGTAGTGGATGCTATACAAAATGCAAAAAAACAAAAATTTTATACCCTCAAACCTTACAACAAATGGTATAACTACGTATTGATCGCCATCTTTATCTCCACAATGACCTTGGTGTTTGATATGAAAAAAATGATAGGCATACAATCTTACATTGCTCAAACAACAGCCAATAATCCAACGATTCTGGTAGGCGACTGGATTGTAACAGATACAAAAGCCTATGAAAAAAACACACCTAAAACTGGAGATCTGGTTACGTTTACGAAAGAAGATGGTCAGTTATTCATGTATCGTATAGTTGGTCTACCCAATGACACGATCTCACTTAAAGACAATATTGTATCGATAAATAACAAGCTAAGTAAATCCAAATTTATTGCAGACAGAAATGTAGAGGGTATAAACTTTTCTGAATTGGAAGAGACATTTCCAAATGGACACAGTCATCGCATCTATAAAAGTAAAGAAGAGTTCGATAATGGTATAAAGAATATGAATGATTTCGTTGTTCCGACAGATAGTATTTTTGTATTGGGCGATAGCAGAGATAATGCGCTTGACAGCAGATACATAGGCTGCATCGCTAAGAATCAAATCACGGGAAAGATTAAATTCAGTTATTGGGGTAAGACTGGCTTCAAAAGAATGAATATAAAATTCTGA
- a CDS encoding NADAR family protein, whose amino-acid sequence MVQYNIKWLTDRFENGDSFKFLFFWGHTAKQNQEVGKFVFSQWYESPFTVDSITYRTAEHWMMAQKALLFDDKKNFEKIINCIKPGEAKELGRQVIGYDDQIWNERKFEIVRNGNIHKFNQHWELAEYLLKTENRVLVEASPVDAIWGIGLAQDNVDIENIYCWRGQNLLGFALMEVRDFLGQFGQFQALQNAMQAPWSKFSDKDSGDMFWRMGAGEEYLSEFGAFYDNLSEREQMIYKLSHPCPYSWMDFY is encoded by the coding sequence ATGGTACAATATAATATCAAATGGCTAACAGATAGATTTGAAAATGGAGATAGCTTCAAATTTCTCTTCTTTTGGGGGCATACAGCTAAGCAAAATCAGGAAGTTGGAAAATTTGTTTTCAGTCAATGGTATGAGAGTCCGTTTACAGTAGATAGTATTACCTATAGGACTGCGGAGCATTGGATGATGGCCCAAAAAGCTTTACTTTTTGATGATAAAAAGAATTTCGAGAAAATTATAAACTGTATTAAACCGGGGGAGGCCAAAGAGTTGGGAAGGCAAGTTATAGGCTATGATGATCAGATTTGGAACGAACGAAAATTTGAGATCGTCAGGAACGGAAACATCCATAAGTTTAATCAACATTGGGAGCTGGCAGAATATCTGTTAAAGACAGAAAATAGAGTTCTCGTTGAGGCAAGCCCCGTTGATGCCATCTGGGGTATTGGACTTGCACAAGATAACGTTGATATTGAAAACATCTATTGTTGGCGTGGTCAAAATTTATTAGGCTTTGCGTTGATGGAAGTACGAGATTTTCTAGGTCAATTTGGACAATTTCAAGCACTTCAAAACGCTATGCAAGCACCTTGGTCGAAGTTTTCCGATAAGGATAGTGGCGACATGTTTTGGAGAATGGGAGCTGGAGAGGAATATTTGAGTGAATTCGGTGCTTTTTATGATAATCTGTCTGAAAGAGAACAAATGATATATAAGCTCAGCCATCCTTGTCCTTATTCATGGATGGATTTTTATTAA